Proteins co-encoded in one Clostridiales bacterium genomic window:
- a CDS encoding histidinol-phosphate transaminase — translation MFISKKAQTIREYTAGEQINWGYIKLNSNENAYPPSKAVLKAIKDETRLNYYPNPKAEGLKKALGKLYGINPDNIFIGNGSDEVLGLAYIAFFDPKDKDIVFADITYSFYPVWAELYDINYREIPVGDDFAINADDYLNLNNCQGIIIANPNAPTSLEMAYKDILKIVKANQDKVIIIDEAYADFGTYNCLDLAKEYNNVLIVRTFSKAWALAGLRCGFAFGDINLIKGLEKIRDCFNSYSIDRLAQAGAMAAVNDYEHAKKTTNKIINTRQRVISSLKEKGYNVLDSKTNFIFFKPNLPAKTVAQRLKERKILVRHFDNPKTKDYLRVSIGADEQMDKFLDALAKVDK, via the coding sequence ATGTTTATTAGCAAAAAGGCGCAAACCATCCGAGAATATACGGCGGGCGAGCAAATCAATTGGGGATATATCAAACTAAACTCCAACGAAAACGCCTATCCGCCGTCCAAAGCCGTGTTAAAGGCTATTAAAGACGAAACCAGGCTTAACTATTATCCCAATCCCAAAGCCGAGGGTCTAAAAAAGGCGCTGGGCAAACTGTATGGCATTAATCCCGATAATATTTTTATCGGCAACGGCAGCGACGAAGTTTTGGGGCTTGCGTATATAGCCTTTTTTGACCCAAAGGACAAGGATATCGTCTTTGCCGATATCACTTATAGTTTTTATCCCGTATGGGCCGAGCTTTATGATATCAATTACCGCGAAATACCCGTAGGGGACGACTTTGCCATTAACGCGGACGATTATCTAAATCTAAATAACTGCCAAGGCATTATTATAGCCAACCCGAACGCGCCCACTTCTTTGGAAATGGCTTATAAGGACATTTTAAAGATTGTAAAAGCCAACCAAGACAAGGTAATAATCATAGACGAAGCTTACGCGGATTTTGGGACTTATAACTGTTTGGATTTGGCCAAAGAATATAACAATGTCTTAATCGTGCGCACTTTTTCCAAAGCTTGGGCGCTGGCGGGCCTAAGATGCGGCTTTGCATTCGGGGATATTAATTTAATAAAAGGCCTTGAAAAGATAAGGGATTGTTTTAACAGTTACTCTATTGACCGCCTTGCCCAGGCGGGCGCGATGGCCGCGGTAAACGATTACGAACACGCTAAAAAGACAACAAATAAAATAATTAACACCCGCCAAAGAGTAATCTCGTCCTTAAAAGAAAAAGGCTATAATGTGCTTGATTCTAAGACTAACTTTATCTTTTTTAAGCCCAATTTGCCCGCAAAGACCGTAGCGCAAAGACTAAAAGAGCGCAAAATTTTGGTAAGGCATTTTGACAACCCTAAAACAAAAGATTATCTAAGGGTAAGCATCGGCGCGGACGAGCAAATGGATAAGTTTTTGGACGCGCTTGCAAAAGTCGATAAATAA